In Solanum lycopersicum chromosome 3, SLM_r2.1, the genomic stretch GCTTGCAATTACTTGCATGTGGTGCTAACGTAGCTAAAATTTAATAGTTTCgtcttaaattttgtatttgtttttgatACGAAGAAACTCGGGGTCGAGTTACGAAGCATTCAGCTTTGTCCCAGCCCAGTATTGAACAACTGACAACTTTTCAAGTTCAAAAATGAAAGCCAATGCTATTGTCCTTCACTCCAAACACTAATAGTAGACGTAGCCATCCCGCATAGTagtgaaatgaataaaatttcGTCACTCATGATTAGatgttttgaatttaaattttacgtATAAAAAGTTTATTAAGAAAGTATCTTATTAGGAACGGAAAAAGGATCAAAAAATTCCCTTAAACTATCTGAAATAGCTCAGATATacacttaaactatattttcactcaaaactatccttcccgtcaaactattggATCAAAAGTGACTTTATTATTGGCGGAAATTGTTAAATGTCACATGTGTCACAttgactaaatccctaaatcttaaatactcatttcattatttctcGGAAATGATTTTACCCCTTCTCCCTCATTTCGTGGCTAAGGTTTCACAGTTTTCTTCGTCACTAGGTTTCAAAGTTGATATTCGTGGTTATAggttagtaaatttttttcttattttattttgttaacaaCCACGAAAATCCACTTTGAACTCAGCTCTGAAGAAAGTTATGGAACCTTGGCCGCGAAATGACGGGAAAGTTGTGAAATTCTAACTATCATACTTTGAAATCGTAAacgtaataaaataagaaaaaatatttactaacccATAAccatgaatatccactttgaaactcagCCCCGAAGAAAGCTACGATGTCTTAGCTGTGAAATTAGGGGAAATTTGTGAAATCCTAACTATTATACTTTGAAAttgtaaacataataaaataagaaaaaatatttactagcCTACAAgcatgaatatccactttgaaacccagccacgaaaagaaaatatgaaaccCTAGCCGCGAAATGAGGGAGAACAGGTGAATATATCAtttctgaaataatgaaatgagggggGAAGTAATTAGGATTTAGGGATTTAATCTATGTGGTAGTGGAACCTTATTAGCATGCAATGTGGCATCCACACgacatttaataatttttgttgataagaagggtacttttgattcaatagtttgacgggaagggtagttttgagccgaaatatagtttaagggtaaatatgagctatttcgaatagtttaagggtatttttgatcTTTTCTATTTAATCTACGTGACAGTGGAATCCTATTGGCATGCAATGTGACATCCATATGGCATCCACGTGACATTTAATAACTTCCGTTAATTAGAAGGGTAATTTTGACCCAATAGTATGACGGGAAGGGTAGTTATGAGCCGAAATAaagtttaagaatatatatGATCTATTTCGATTAGTTTAGAGATATTTTTGAGTCTTTTCCGTATTAGGAATAAATTTCATCACTTTTAATTAGATGCTTCGTATTTATGCTCTaccaatgaaaaaaaaaggatcatACTGTGAAATATTTATCCTTTAAAAGGAGTCTTTAAGTGACGATTTCAATTTATGTCGGTATCAATAAAAATATccaatatcaaaataaaaagggataatgcctaagtaccccttcaacctatgcccgaaatctcagagacacacttatactatactaagatcctattatcccctgaaattattttattaataattttttacccctttttagcttacgtggcactatcttgtgggcccaacgatggtcgactttttttcgaactagtgccacgtaggctaaaaaggggtagaaaattacatataaaataagttcagggataataggaccttattatagtataagtatgtctctgggatttcgggcataagtTGAGGAGTACTTGGGTATTTcccaaataaaaacaaaaaaaactattataattatatatttcgaaTTCAATTCCTGAGTAAAAAATAATCTActcaaatgaattttaaaaaatacgaatttaaattaatcagttatattttaaaagaaaaactatagtAGTATCAATGGAGAAGTAATAAAATTTCCCAAATTCCCAAAATTCTCAGTACTATCGAAAATGTTGCTACAATTATTACTAACACTCACACTGTGTAGCACATTCTCACTAGCTCACTCCCACTACAATTGGTCACCGTCTTCCTCCTCCACCGTCGCCGCCGCCGCCGCTCACCCATCGGAGTGGCGCCCGGGACGGGCAACCTACTATGCTCCAGCAGATCCACGGGATGTAGTAGGTGGCGCGTGTGGGTACGGTGATTTAGAGAGAAGTGGTTATGGTAAATCAACAGCTGGATTAAGCACTGTGCTATTCGAAAAGGGTCAGATTTGCGGAGCTTGCTTTGAAGTTCGATGTGTTGAGGAACTCCGATGGTGTATTCCGGGTACTTCGATTATTGTTACTGCAACGAATTTTTGTGCTCCGAATTATGGATTTGAACCTGATGGCGGTGGACATTGTAACCCTCCAAATGCACATTTTGTTCTGCCGATTGAAGCTTTTGAGAAAATTGCTATTTGGAAAGCTTCGAATATGCCTGTTCAGTATCGAAGGTAGTATAGTTTCTTGTCCTTTAATTTCTGTTATTATTTGATGTTTCTTATATTtcgattatcatattattttgtcaTAGTTATTGTTCTGCTACTATCTGCTATTTTGCTATTTCTTATGTTGATGATCTATCGGAAACAACCTTGGAAGTAAGATTTGCCTACACTCTACCCTCTTGGGATTCCATTTTGTGGGACATTgggtattgttgttgttgtttttagaTGCTTTACTGGGAGAATTCATTACTCCATTTGTTTCACGAATAATTCTGATCTgattaaaggagaaaaatggTCATCGAGGATTCATATAGCCAATCTCAGCTTATTTGGGATCAAAGGTGTAGTTGTTGTTATAAGAAGAGCATTAGATGGTTCAAAGGTTggaaattttagtaattttggtcaaatttcttaggaaaattttagaattttgggGTCCGTAACAATTTAAATGTCTCGTAAAGGGCTCTCATGAAACTATTCACATAATTTCATTTGTGATTCTCTAATTCAATGTTGTTCATGGAGGATTAAACTATTTTCCCTTCATAGTAATGTGCATCATACTCCCCTAAGGATAGCGTGGTGGTTGAAGGGTTGGAATGACAACCAAGGGTATCAAGGCTCGGATTCTAGTAGAGAGCGAGCAGATGAACTCTTCCCATCTGCCTAAACCTTGGTTCATATAGGGTCGTCTATTTGTGGCAAAGCTGAACATAATTCCAATCTTGAACTAATGAATCAACTATGCCTCAAATCGAAACTAGTTGTGGTCAACcatgtgaaccttctatatcgATAATCACCAGAGTTACAGTATTTTACGTTGATTTTCATCATAGTATGTATTAAAGCTTACAGAGCAGCTGCTTCCTTATTCCTCCCTGCCCTTCACCACCATATCTTCAAGCACAGCTCCTTTAGTGTGCTTGGCATTACCTTGCTCATATAAAATAGATCAAGCCTCAAAATCTGTGGATTTCCCGGGCACCAACATTTTATAAGGGAAGTCCTTCTGTTTCCCTTCTAATAAAACCATTCACCGATCTACACTGAATTTAGTATTCATTGCTTTCACCACCTTCAGGTGTCACTATGTTGCACTTGAACATTCACCTACTATTCACCTTCTTTGTAAGTCTTGCAAAAGTTCCTTTGAAATCCAGATACAATATATGGTGCATCTCCAGTTCACCGAGGACATGACCCTTCATAGAGGATGTAGAGGTCGAGGATTAGAATTTGTTTCCTTTCCCAGAGATCAgtataattcttttctttctgTTATTGATAGATTTCTATCACTAGGGGTTGTTTCAATATCTTATtatcttcttgttctttttatttgttactattgTGTCTTTTTCATTGTTTGCTCAGTGAGGGTCTTTCGAAAACAGCTTCTCTAGTTGGTGTGTTGTTGTCTTCTTCATGAGCCTTGCAAAAGTCCCTCTGAACTCCAGATACAGTATAGTTTTGTATCTTGATTATTAGCAAGTACATGTATAGTATTTATCTAAATATTCAAGTTTTTGTTAGCTCTTCTGTTCTGAATCTACAGTTGATGGAGAATTTACAGTGTGCCTTTTTTTCACAATTTCCAACAGAATTAAGTGCAGAAAGGAAGGAGGAGTTCGATTCACGATCAATGGTGCTGGAATATTCTTGTCTGTTTTAATCAGTAACGTTGCAGGCGCGGGTGATATAGTGGCAGCAAAAGTTAAGGGTTCAAGAACAGGATGGCTTCCCATGGGTAGGATTTGGGGCCAAAACTGGCATATAAGTGCGGATTTGAAGAATCAACCACTTTCTTTCGAGATAACAAGCAGTGATGGAGTCACCTTAACATCTTACAATGTTGCTCCGAAGATCTGGAATTTTGGACAGACTTTTCAAGGTAAGCAGTTCGAATCGTAGGCT encodes the following:
- the EXPA3 gene encoding expansin A3 precursor, which codes for MLLQLLLTLTLCSTFSLAHSHYNWSPSSSSTVAAAAAHPSEWRPGRATYYAPADPRDVVGGACGYGDLERSGYGKSTAGLSTVLFEKGQICGACFEVRCVEELRWCIPGTSIIVTATNFCAPNYGFEPDGGGHCNPPNAHFVLPIEAFEKIAIWKASNMPVQYRRIKCRKEGGVRFTINGAGIFLSVLISNVAGAGDIVAAKVKGSRTGWLPMGRIWGQNWHISADLKNQPLSFEITSSDGVTLTSYNVAPKIWNFGQTFQGKQFES